The following are encoded in a window of Providencia rettgeri genomic DNA:
- a CDS encoding MBL fold metallo-hydrolase encodes MKYTIIPVTPFMQNCQVIWDENTLDAVVVDPGGEAEKLISAIESRGLTLTKILLTHGHSDHIGASATLAKHFSVPIYGPQKEDAFWIENLAEQNAMFYIGDCPDFTPDYWLEEGDKVTCGGISFDVLHCPGHTPGHIIFVNHDDKLISMGDVLFKGGVGRSDFPRGNHQELIASIKNKVLPLGDDYQFIPGHGPMSNLGFERKTNPFLQND; translated from the coding sequence ATGAAATACACTATTATCCCAGTAACGCCGTTTATGCAAAACTGTCAGGTTATTTGGGATGAAAATACATTAGATGCAGTAGTGGTTGATCCCGGCGGTGAAGCAGAAAAACTGATTTCAGCTATCGAAAGCCGTGGATTAACCCTCACGAAAATTCTGCTTACCCACGGTCATTCAGATCATATTGGTGCATCAGCTACCCTTGCCAAACATTTTTCAGTCCCCATTTATGGTCCTCAGAAAGAAGATGCTTTCTGGATTGAAAACCTTGCTGAACAAAATGCGATGTTCTATATCGGAGATTGCCCTGATTTCACGCCTGACTATTGGTTAGAAGAAGGGGATAAAGTAACTTGTGGTGGCATTAGCTTTGATGTATTGCATTGCCCAGGGCATACGCCTGGACATATCATTTTCGTCAATCATGATGATAAATTGATTTCAATGGGGGATGTGTTATTTAAAGGGGGAGTCGGGCGTAGTGATTTCCCACGGGGTAACCATCAGGAGCTAATCGCATCGATTAAAAATAAAGTGTTGCCATTAGGTGATGACTATCAGTTCATTCCGGGTCACGGACCTATGTCAAATTTAGGTTTTGAACGTAAGACCAATCCTTTTTTACAAAATGATTGA
- a CDS encoding DUF882 domain-containing protein, producing MDIIDQTRRKWLGIGAAAVGLSLLPSHVFAAMTTPRPRILRFQNINTGEFLKTEFFDGHRYNKSELARLNHFFRDYRCDKVKTIDPKLFDQIYLLQMMMGTNKPVQLISGYRSLETNNKLRSKSSGVAKKSYHTRGQAMDFHIEGVQLSHIRKAAIKMNAGGVGYYPRSNFIHIDTGPARTW from the coding sequence ATGGATATTATTGATCAAACCCGCAGAAAATGGCTGGGAATTGGCGCAGCAGCAGTCGGTCTCAGTTTGTTGCCAAGTCATGTATTTGCCGCAATGACGACACCGCGTCCTCGCATTTTACGTTTTCAAAATATTAATACTGGCGAATTTTTAAAAACAGAATTTTTTGATGGTCACCGTTACAATAAATCGGAACTTGCACGTTTGAATCACTTTTTCCGTGATTACCGTTGTGACAAAGTGAAAACTATCGATCCAAAACTCTTTGATCAAATATATTTATTACAAATGATGATGGGAACCAATAAGCCAGTCCAACTGATCTCGGGTTATCGTTCGTTAGAAACCAATAATAAACTACGCAGTAAAAGCTCTGGGGTTGCGAAAAAAAGCTACCACACACGTGGACAAGCGATGGATTTTCATATTGAAGGTGTACAATTAAGTCATATTCGTAAAGCGGCAATCAAAATGAATGCGGGTGGTGTTGGTTATTATCCTCGCAGCAATTTTATACATATCGATACAGGACCGGCAAGAACGTGGTAA